AGGACAGCCCTCAGGAGGTGCAGCTCCACACCCTGAGCAGGTGCCATCCCTTTGAAGCTGTTTTTTACAACAGTTCTTTGAGTCTCCCCATGGCCCTGCAGCTGTGtcggtgtccctgtgctggagaGGGGTTTGGTAATGGCTTTGCTGAGTGAAGGTTTAGTCtttgcaaagtatttttgtaTCTCATAGTTAGGAGTGTTCTGATGGACTTTCTGCATCCCTTGTGTGATTTGAGAGTTGTGTTGCTTTTGTGCTATCCCTGGTGATCCAATCAATTCCCTAAGGGAAGGCTGGAGAACTGAGGGTCAAATACTGAAATTCATCCCTTTCTCTGAATTCTTTTGGCTCAGTTATTTCCTCCCTGAATTTTAAGgtacaaaataagaaatttatATTCATTATTCCCACTAAGGGTGGGTCTGGAGAGGCATAAATCAGCCTGCAGTGTGCCTGAGTATCCAGAATGCTGTGGAAATGCTAATCCAGCATTTCCTAATGCTAATCCTGCTATCCCTGGCATTGAGAAGAACTCTTGCTGTTATGTGTGGAGCTGTAAAGCAGGTTTAGGATGTTTCCCAGAGCCCCATGATGACAAAGGTGCATGTTGGCTCTCCCCCAGTGAACATCCATGTCACAATGGGAACAATGCTCCTCCTGTGAGGGAGGCTGCAGTTCCACCAAGGATCAGCCCCAAGGGCCAAGCTTTTGGGTCCACAAaacagagggaaagggaggggaagggagcgAGAGAATTCCCAGAGAACAAAGAGAAGGTTGCCCTGACATTTTAAAGTCCAACTTTTTTAGGACATTGTGGTTGTGTTTATCAGTTTCTAATTTTGTGACAAGCTTGCTTTCCAATGGCTTAGTTTTCAAGACCAAAGAATTGtcaataaatgaataaaatatttaaataatgatgATGTCCTGACTTGAGGGCAGGCAAAGGCAGGttctcaaaggaaaaatggCTCCTGGAGCCATccaaaaatcttattttccatAAGTGGGTTGGGTAATGGATTCATCCAAGAATACACTTGAATTGTCCCTTCACACCCCACCTTTCACCCCGGTCCCAcagtgctgccctggagctgtTGGCTTGGGAGGTGGGAATCCCACTGGGCCATGTCTGGATGttgaggggctgtgctggtccagGGCAGGTCTCTGAGCTTGGAGGAGCTCTgggaaaacagacagaaaaaccaCTGGTACTGGTTGGGAGCCTGATTCATTCTGCTCCTGGCTTGGTTATTTTGGACTGGAACAGGTTTGAAGCATTCTCCAGTGCCTTGCTGTGTCCATCTCATTTGGTTCTTCATTTACTGATGAGTTACACCCCAAGAGTGGgcaggggacactcagggaaGGAGCTTTTGGCACCAAATGAGCCTCTGGTGCCTAAGGGTTCATTAAAGTTCTAAAAATGTCGGTAAATAAGTGTCAGCCatgaaaacagagctgggaagtgaccagcagagctggctgaggaGTGGGAACGAGcgctggggctggagctgccggTGCCCATCACCTCTGGGACCTGTATTTCCCACAGGTGTGatggaagctgtggctgtgtccccGTGGGGTGCCGAGCCGTGCTGgaggctgtgctcagcagaacCAGTCACTCAGTGGAGTAACTGATACAGGGTGTACAGAGGTGTAAAATAACATCGTCTGCTCCTCTGACTGCTGGAAAATGGTGTTGGACACGGTTTTGGTTAATAGAGGAACAATTTAACCCCAGAACTGTGCGGtggaggcagctcagccccacgcTTGGGCTGCGAGGTGGGCTCGTGGTTCCCAGGGGTGCCGGGGCTGCGGCAGCCAGATGGAAACATCCCGGCGGCGGAGGGTGGAGGCTCACACCAACTCCTCGGCCCTTTTAGCACCTGCTTTACCAGGCTGACGTTGTTCGCGCTTGTTTCATTCCCCCCTGACACCTTCTGCCGCAAGAGCTGGACACGCTTGAgaaacagaggcaaaaaaaaaaaaaaaaaaaaaaaaaaaaaaaccccccccccccccccccccccccccccccccccccccccccccccccccccccaaaaaaaaaaaaaaaaaaaaaaaaaaaagcaaacgAGAAGAAAGTCAGAggatccttttttttcttcacttccttCCCAGCCTGAGCGCGACTCAAGCACTGAGGGATCTTCCCCCCTGCTGCTACCCGGAGATTCCGAGGGCTGGGTGAGACTGAGCGGGctcggggctggggacagcgagTCCCACGGCgtcttccccccccccccccccccccccccccccctcccacgGCGTCTTCCCATGCTGGTTCGTCCCTTAATAGGAATTGGTTTGATCCAAAacccctcagccttctccttcCTGGAGCCAAACCCCTTTAAAGGCTTACAGAAACTTTCAGTTGGTGTTGTGACAGAGAGATTCTTATCTGCTGATAGCTGTAATCGTGATAGAGCACAGAGGAACTCGTTTCTCCTGTCGTCGTGTTGAAACACGCTTCCTAACGcacaaaaaatcccataaaactTCCTGGTGCTAGTCTGCATCCTCGGAGCATCCCGGCTGGATCCTGCTTCCACGGGGAGCGGTCCAGCACCCAAAAACCCGTCGGTGCCGGGAGAGGACAGGGAGGACTGAGTCACTGCCACCACCTCCTCCGTGTCCCAATTCCCCAGCCGTGCATTGAGTCACGCTCCCCGCGCCGGCCCGGCGGGGACCCGGCGGCGCTTTCCCACCCTGGTGTGGGTCGGGTTCCCAAATCCGGGGAGCAGGGGGTAAGCAGAGCCACCTCTGTGCTGAGCGACAGCGGGAAGGGCCTTTGGAagtgtccccagctctggcaccgCCACAGggggagctgtgcagcaccGGGACAGGGCCGTTACTGTCACCGGGGCACCACGACGGGGGGCAGCAGGTTTGCGTCACGCCTGATGCCCCCCTCGCTGCGCCGGGAGGGAAGTGAAGCCCCCGGGGAGCAGCCGAatctgcccctccagcccctccagccgGGTTATATCGGGCGCCACATTTGCATGGCAACGAGTCGGCACCTGGCAGTGAAATCCTCGGGGGATCGAGGACACGGGGAGCGGCTGGCAATTGTCACACGCCGGCGACAGGAAAGTCCCAGCAGACGATCGCTTTTAGAAGAATCTACTTCCAGCCCGCACGATTCCAGCCCCTGCGGAGCTGCGGCCGTGGTGGGATGGGGGGTCATGGTGCTGGGCTCCATGGCCACAGAGGATGCTCCAGGCAGGAGGTGATGCTCCTCAGCCTCAAACCCAACCAGGTGTTCCCCACCCCTTGGGGATCCCCTCacccactgcagctccctgttCCCCCTCTCTCTGCCCGTGACCGCAGTGAGCAAggctgggagcggggctggggctgccactGCTCCCCCCAAACTCCACAGCCCCCCACCCGCACTGGGGCTCATCCTGCTCCACCCATTCCCTCAGCACCgctgctgctcccctgagcACTGGGGGACACCGTGCGGCTGGGGGTGTATGAGGGGTGTCCTATCCTCCCTCAGCCCCGTTTCCCACAGCTGTGGCTTTGTGCCGGGGGCCCCCCTTGTTGCTCTCCGGGGCCGGGTAGAGTCACGCCTACCCCCCCATCCTGCCCCCCAAGCGGAGAAAGTTAGTCAAATATGCAGAAACCACAGCGGGGGGAGGCAGCGACACTGTCACCGCTTTGATGTCACCCCTGCACGTCCCACAGGTGCTGCCATCACCCCGGGGCCACGGTCCCACCGCCGCTTTGCCATTAACTCGTGCGAGAAGGGGGgataatgcaaaaatatttccttccccACCTCCATCCTGTCCCCACGGTCCCTGGAGCCGgcggggctgggagaggccACGTGCGAGGCACACGGAGCTGCGGCCGCTGCCATCCAGCCCTCTCgggggggctgggggtcccTTCAGGGTCCGGGGGCTGTGCCGGGGGTGCAGGGAGAGCCAGGAAGGTTTCTGAGCAGCGGGGCTGATTCATGCCGGGCCTCCTGCGGTTTCCCCCTGCGCTCACCTCCCGGTGCTGTCACGCCAAGCGCCCACACAGCAGCGCCCAGGGTGAACCCACCCCGCTGTCACCCACcgggagctggagaggagcccctGGGGCAGCgtgagctgctgggctcccctGCACCCACCCCGCACCCAGTCTTTGCCATTCATCCCAACCTGCACCGGTCCCTGCACCTTTTTTGCACCCAAATGTGTCCCCCCCGTGCTCCTCTGAACACACAACACCCCTCACACTCTGCTCCCCGCCCTCCCAACACCTCCTGCaccccctgtgctgccccagggctcagtgccaGACAGGGGTGACACAGAACCCCCCACCACGGGACATTCCCGaccccacagcagtgctggaggaaggaggatGCAGCCCCAGCGGGTGACGGGGTGAGGTCCCCTGGCTGCCACACGGAGCTACAGGTgtcccaggggagcaggaggcaggcaGGGGGCAGttgccagcccttcccagccccgTCACGGCCGCTGCACTTCCAGaggaagctgctctgctttgctcacCCGGCACTGATATAAATACCCTCCCCATTTTAATGCGGCGGCGGCGGGAGCTGTTTCGGGCCGGGAACGGGAAGCGAAACCCTGCACGGGTCCCGGTCCCTCGCCCCTGCCCCGGGATGGGCTGGGCAGTACCCAGGGGCCACAAGGGCTCATTTGAAGCCCAGGAGCCGCGCGCCCGCCTTGACTTTCTGCGCCTTCCAGCGGAGCAGGCGGATGGCGCGGAGGCCGAACCGCAGCACCGCGTCGTACTTGAACACCAGCTTGTAGAAGGCGTCGGTGATGAGGGCGCCGCTGGGGTCGGCGTGTTTGAGCGCGGCCATCGGCGTGTACGCCACGTTGGTCTGGTGCCGGAACGGCGGCCGAGCAGCCTCGATCACCCGTAGGGTGTGCTGTGTGGGGGCATGGCACTGTCTCCTTCCTTGTCCTCGCAGCCCCACCCCATCCCCTTTCAACCCGGTCTGCATTCCATCCCCATCTGCATCTCCATCCTCATTCACATTCCCCTCCCAACTCTTTCCCATTCACTTCCTATCCCCATACCAAGGCCTTCCCACCCTATCCCTATCTCTAATCCATCCCACCTCACGCCATCACGATTCCtatcccatccccaaatccttcccattCTATTCCTATCTTTATCCTATCACaccacatccccatcccatcctacCCCTATCTCCCATCCCTAtcttccattcccattccataTCCCTCCCATCTCCACCTTCAGttgctttctgttttattgccatgccatgccatgccatgccatgccatgccatgccatgccatgccatgccatgccatgccatgccatgccatgccatgccatgccatgccatgccatgccatgccatgccatgccatgccatgccatgccatgccatgccatgccatgccatgccatgccatgccatgccatgccatgccatgccatgccatgccatgccatgccatgccatgccatgccatgccatgccatgccatgccatgccatgccatgccatgccatgccatgccatgccatgccatgccatgccatgccatgccatgccatgccatgccatgccatgccatgccatgccatgccatgccatgccatgccatgccatgccatgccatgccatgccatgccatgccatgccatgccatgccatgccatgccatgccatgccatgccatgccatgccatgccatgccatgccatgccatgccatgccatgccatgccatgccatgccatgccatgccatgccatgccatgccatgccatgccatgccatgccatgccatgccatgccatgccatgccatgccatgccatgccatgccatgccatgccatgccatgccatgccatgccatgccatgccatgccatgccatgccatgccatgccatgccatgccatgccatgccatgccatgccatgccatgccatgccatgccatgccatgccatgccatgccatccccatccccatccccatccccatccccatcccatccccatccccatccccatccccattcctattcccattcccattcccattcccattcccagccaggctcagccccatCACGGTggagctccccccccccccccccccccccccccccccccccccccccccccccccccccccccccccccccccccccccccccccccccccccccccccccccccccccccccccccccccccccccccccccccccccccccccccccccccccccccccccccccccccccccccccccccccccccccccccccccccccccccccccccccccccccccccccccccccccccccccccccctccaccTTCAGTTGCTTTCTGTATTCttgccatgccatgccatgccatgccatgccatgccatgccatgccatgccatccccatccccatccccatccccatccccatcccatccccatccccatccccatccccattcctattcccattcccattcccattcccattcccagccaggctcagccccatCAGGGTGGAGCTGTCTGGGTGTGAGCTGCCCCACTGCTGGTTCAGTATCACTGTTCCTTGTTAGGGCTAATTGACACCTCTGTCCAGTCCAGCCCAACCCAGCAGGGCACCCCCCAGCCCACTGGGGCCCCCTGCCTGCCTGTCACCTCTGCAATGTCCTCAGGGGTCTGGCCCAGGCTGGTGAACACATCCCTGGAGTTCCTCAGGTAGAGCTTGGTGAAGATTTCGGCCGTCTCGGGGTCGGTCCGTGAGTAGTCAGCGCGTTCGGCTTCCTCATACAGCTTCGTCTCGAATTCTGTCATCACCGGCCCCGGCTCCACCAGGCTGatcctgcccagggatggggcactgaGCACTGGGCACCCCCAGAcccccccaggggctgcacacCCACCTGCCCCTCACTCACGCCACGTTGAAGCGCAGCGCCTGCACCACCAGGCTCTCGCAGAAACCCTCCACCGCGAACTTGGAGGCCGAGTAGATGTCATTGAAAACGATGCCTGGATGGTTGGGGAGTCCCAGTCAGGGCTGAGTGGGGGCTGGTTCCCCCAGGGCACCCCATTTTCCCCTACCCTGCAGGCCCATGATGCTGCTGATAACGACGATGTGGCCCCCGCGGCGCCGCTTCATGTCGGGCAGCACCTCCTTGACCAGGCGGACGAGGCCGAAGAAGTTGGTGTCCATGAGGCTCTGCAtggctgccaggctctggcacTCCAGGGGTCCTGCCATGCCCACCCCAGCATTGCTGACTGTGGGCAGAGGGCATCAGTGGGgtgagccctgggcagagggatCCTGCACCCTGGGTTTggtgcagggtgtccctggcATAGAGAGTCACTTGTGTGTGGGGTCAGGGGCCCCTAGCACAGAGGGTACCCAGTGCTCAGAGGGTTCCCAGAATAGGATGTCCTGAGTTTGGAGGGTCCCAGGTGTAGGGAATGTGCCAGCGCAAAgggtccctgctgcagggggtcCCTGGCATGGACAGTCTCTGGTGCATGGGGTCAGGGTCATGaggtgtcccagtgctgggagcacaAATGGTCCCTGGCACGGGACAGCCCCCTGTAAGAGGTCCCCACCACGGAGAGTCCCCACACTGGGATCACGGTGGGAGGGGAATCCCAGGGCTCACCCAGGATATCGACGTGGCGCCCGGGGATGCTGTCGAGGCAGGCGTGGATGGAGCCTTCGTCACACACGTCCAGCTGTTTGATCTCCAGCGTCCTGCCCAGCGCCGGCCCCGCAGCCGCCGCCAGCGCCTCGCTCCTGCCCACGTTCCTCATGGTGGCGATGACTGGGGGGGGGCACAGGCGGCTCAGCCCCCGCGGGCTCTccccgggggctgcaggggtcccccccccccccccccccccccccccccccccccccccccccccccccccccccccccccccccccccccccccccccccccccccccccccccccccccccccccccccccccccccccccccccccccccccccccccccccccccccccccccccccccccccccccccccccccccccccccccccccccccccccccccccccccccccccccccccccccccccccccccccccccccccccccccccccccccccccccccccccccccccccccccccccccccccccccccccccccccccccccccccccccccccccccccccccccccccccccccccccccccccccccccccccccccccccccccccccccccccccccccccccccccccccccccccccccccccccccccccccccccccccccccccccccccccccccccccccccccccccccccccccccccccccccccccccccccccccccccgggattTGCGGCGGCCGCGTGGCTGAGCCGCACGTGGTGCCCGGGGAGCACAGAGGAGCCTTTGTGTGGTACCCGGGGCACCTTGGGGACACAGCGGGACATGGGGACGCTGCCAGgcatggggacactgtgggaGATAGGGACAGTGCCAGCTGTGTACCACCAGcactggggggctctggggatggGAAGGAACAaggcaggagctctgcaaaAATAACCTTTATTATCACTGGTATAAAACACGTCCCAGTTCAACTGGCCTTGTGGAGACATGGGGGACACGGTGATGGGTGCCCCCCTCACCCCCACACCCCGGGATCCCGCTAATGGGGAGCCCAAAACCCCCTGGTGTGGGGGCAAGGAGTGCCAGGCCCCCGCAGGGACACTCGGGGCTGGTGCTGTAGGGTGGAGGGGAGAAAGTGCTTGAGTGTGGGGGTCCTGGTGCTggactgtgctgagctgtgccaaaTCATCCTGGtgatgctgggctgtgccaagCTGTGCCAtactggcagtgccaggctgtgccaaaccACTCAACTGTGCCAGACTGTGCCAAACTGTACcatgctgggctgtgccaaACCATCCCACTGGTGCCAGGCTGTGTCAAGCAGGTGCCAGCAGTGCcgagctgtgctgagctgtgccatgttggtggtgcccagctgtgccaaactgtgctggtggtgctgggctgtgccaagCTGTGCCGTatcagcagggccaggctgtgccgAACAATCCCAgtggtgccaggctgtgccaaaccattccatgctggtggtgctgggctgcaTCAAGCCGTGCTACTTCAGCAGTGAGACTGAGCCAGAGaatgccagcagtgccagactGTGCCGAGCCACGCCGGCAGTGCCAGACTGAGCCAAACCCTGCCATGCTGGCcttgccaggctgtgccaaaccCTCCCGGTGGGTGCTCAGAGGGCCACACAGGTGCAGT
The genomic region above belongs to Ficedula albicollis isolate OC2 chromosome 27, FicAlb1.5, whole genome shotgun sequence and contains:
- the LOC101822157 gene encoding retinol dehydrogenase 8-like, with translation MSPQVIATMRNVGRSEALAAAAGPALGRTLEIKQLDVCDEGSIHACLDSIPGRHVDILVSNAGVGMAGPLECQSLAAMQSLMDTNFFGLVRLVKEVLPDMKRRRGGHIVVISSIMGLQGIVFNDIYSASKFAVEGFCESLVVQALRFNVAISLVEPGPVMTEFETKLYEEAERADYSRTDPETAEIFTKLYLRNSRDVFTSLGQTPEDIAEHTLRVIEAARPPFRHQTNVAYTPMAALKHADPSGALITDAFYKLVFKYDAVLRFGLRAIRLLRWKAQKVKAGARLLGFK